The genome window GTGTTCAGATGGAAAGATCATTGGCGTCACTCAGGTAAGTAAACACAAAACCATGTCACCACAGAAACTAACGTTTCCCAGCCTCGTCGTGTCGCGGCAACCACAGTTGCGGTGCGAGTCGCCGAAGAAGTTGGCTGTGAGCTTGGCAAAGAAGTCGGATACTCAATTCGATTCGAGGATGTGACCTCGGCATCAACAAAGATAAAGTTTCTCACAGATGGCCTCCTCATCAGAGAAGCTCTCGTCGACCCATTGCTGACGCGTTACTCGGTTATCATGGTTGACGAGGCACATGAGAGGTCTATCAGCACTGATGTCTTATTGGGTCTCCTAAAGAAGATTCGCCGAAAGCGACCCGAGTTGCgtatcatcatcagcagtgCTACTCTTCAAGCTAAGGAGTTCTTGGAATTCTTCACAAGAAGCAGTGATGATCAGCCAAACAAAACAGACAAAAATGATGAAATCGGGACCATCGTCAGTCTCGAAGGGAGAACTTATCCAATAGACATACTCTACTTGGAGTCACCGGCAGAGAACTATGTTGAGAAAGCAATTGACGTGGTCTTTGATATTCATACCCAAGAAGGCGAAGGAGATATCCTAGTTTTCTTGACTGGCCGAGAGGAAATCGACAATGCGATACAAGCAGTCAGCGAGCGcatgcttgatcttggctCAAAACACGGGCCCCTGATGCCATTGCCATTATATGCTGGCTTGTCTACCGAACAGCAGATGTACGTGTTTGACAAGCCGCCAGAGGGCACCCGAAAGGTTGTCTTCTCTACGAATATCGCTGAAGCATCAGTCACAATCGATGGAATTGTATTCGTGGTGGATAGTGGATTCGTCAAACTAAGAGCATATGACCCAAGGACTGGCATAGAGTCACTCACTGCTGTAGCATTATCGAAAGCGGCAGCGTCCCAACGTGCCGGAAGAGCTGGCCGAACAAAACCTGGAAAATGCTTCCGGCTTTACACGGAGCAGAGTTACCAGTCGCTGCCGGATGCCAATGTCCCTGAGCTTCAGAGGTCGAACTTGGCACCTGTAGTCCTGCAACTCAAGGCTTTAGGAATAGACAATATCGTGCGGTTCGATTTTCTATCTCCGCCACCATCTGAACTCATGGAAAAGGCTCTTGAGTTGCTCTATGCTCTAGGAGCTTTGGATGAGTATGCCAAGCTCACTCGACCTATGGGCTCAAGGATGGCCGAGTTGGCCGTTGAGCCTATGATGGCGAAAACCCTACTAGCGGCACCGTCCTTTGGATGCCTCAGCGAAGTGCTTACAATCGCGGCAATGACCAGTCTCGGAGGCAGTGTATGGTTCTCTCACGAAGGcgagaaaaagaagatggagacaTCACGCAGAAAGTTCGCCGTGGATGAGGGCGACCACTTGACTCTTCTTAACGCCTACCAAGCCTTTGTTACAAAGGGACGAAAAGAAGCAAAGTTCTGTCATGAaaacaacctcaacttcaagtCCATGAGTCGAGCAGTCAGTATCAGAGCTCAACTAAAACGGTATCTCGAGCGATTCAGCATTAATATAGACGAGACGCTCGCTGGACAAGCATCACCGGAGGCGAACGTCAAAAAAGCAGAACAGATCCGCCGTTGTCTTACATCGGGCTACTTTGCCCACGCAGCAAGGATGCAACCAGACGGAACGTTTCGCAACGTCGAGGGCAACATGGTTCTTCACGCACATCCAAGTTCACTAATGTTCAACCGCAAAGCGGATTGGGTCATATTCCATGAAGCAATGGAGACGGGTAGCAAGATATTCATCCGGGATgtcaccaagatcgagaaagGATGGCTCTTGGAATATGCGCCAGAATTTTACCAAATCACGACAGATCGGAGAGGATGAGGGGTCGATATGAAGGGAGATGGGGCCATCGATATATGAAACTGCCAGGTCGGGGATAACTAGGATGGTATATGAATGGCGGTTTCAAAGCTTCGGGATCAAGGATAGCAATATTGGTTAAGGTGTGAGGCATTTCCCCACAGTGAAAATatcatttgcttgatttATAAAGTGAGATGACATGACTGGAGGAAGCCTTGGCTGGTCAAGGGAGTCCTTGATTCCGACATAAACTGCTATGGATACCCATGGATGTTAAGCTGTTAGCCTGCCTGTCAAACACTGACCGCCATTGGATCAGACGAATCCCCAATATTGATGTTTTCGTATGGTAATAGCCTGGATGACGGTGAACGGGCCGAAGGCAAGGCAAAACAGAGTTCAAAACAATCCGCAGTATTTGCAACATGTGAAGGTGACAGTGGTGATAGCCTCGTCTCTCCGATGAAAGGGAGCTTGATCGTCCTGACTAATAATGGTGAACGGCTCAACtacctaataataaaccATCCGGCTTCCCCGGCGGATCTATATGATATGCCGTGAGATGGCTCGCGGCGGAAGTCACCAAATCAAAATTACAAGCTCCATATTGACGTAGGCGAGCGATTGGTAATTCCTGCAAAATTGAGCCATTTCAAGATTTTTTCTCTTAATGTTTGTGCGTCCGTACGTAGGCAAGCTGAGTACTAATAATAAGCCAGCAGGACATGAGAGACGGAGATGAGGGCAATATGCATATCTCAGCACTAGACAGCGCATAGTGGGTGAGGGTTAAAATTATGACCCACGATAAGCCAAGATTCTAATGCAAGAATTCTGATGTGGGAACGATTCAGTTTTTGTGACACCGGCGATATGCATCTTGATATGAGGGAGTTGGCGATCTCGAGCAGCCACTTGGGGTTAGTTTGAAAGCCAGGGGTTGAAACCTGGAAACAGACGGTGTGATTGATATCAAGTTGGACTGTGTTTGCAAGGCGAGAAGTGTTTTTCGCTTTCATTTCAGgtggcttgtcttgtcttgtcttgccCAGGATGTCAGTCTCATCCAGTTGACCGGTAACGGGAGAGAACAATACGTTCCCGGATTGTTACTGACACTGTCTTGAATGACTTCGTCCAAGACCATCTAGACCGTCAATAGATAGAGGACCGTATCTATTGAACTCTCACAACCGCGTACCTGCAGCAGCCACTTCAGTTGACATGATATGGCCCCTGACGCCACTGCGGATAGGCGGGGAGGCTCTCTCCCCCTTTATTTACTTTCCTCTTCGGGGCTTGGTCTTGTCAGAGCAGAGCTGTTCCATGGCGTCCGTTGGCTGGTTTTGGTCCCGGGCCTCCACATGATTGCCGGGGTTAGCATGGCTGCCGCTCGCGTGCCTTGCATGAAGCGCTCATAACTTAATGCATTCTTTGTGATTTTACTGGTCAGGGGTTGATTGTGCATCTGGGTTATGCGAGATTGTACCTGGTTGTGCACCCACAGGCGCATGCTGATGCTTCCTTTTGGGCTTTGATGCTCGATGTGACTGGTGGTTATTATGCGGGCGCTAACGGGGTGGCAAGGCAAAAAGAGACTTTTTGGAAATTAAACGTTTGATAACTGAGTTTCTGTTCATTGATTGATTTTCGGATTGCTCTGCTTGAGAGAGTTGGTTGTTGATTGTTGTTTGTGGGAATGCGGTCAATGCCTCACTCACCAGAAGCAATCGACCAAATAATGAGCTTGTGCACTGAACATCGTACAGGGCTTCCATGACGAGATTCTTTTTTCTGCTCTAACCAAGGCCTCGTTGCAAACCCTTCCCATGGGATCCAGTAGGATGTCCACCTTAATTTCTCTTGGAGAAGACCTTGGAAGGGGTCTGGAAGTGAGCAAGGGTTTGACCACCAATCCAATGGTTCAACCTGGTGTCACTCCATCTCGCTCCGTCTGTATCCCCTGATTGGGATATCGTTTAAGAGCTATGCTAACTAAAGCAAGGCTCATTCATTGTCTGGGATGGACGGGACCTGACCTGATCCATGAATGGTCATTACCCCCCTGGCCTGGTTGTCTGGGCCTGTGTTGGGCGGCCCCTCAGGCATTAGTCCGCTGTGAGAACAGTGAGTCTTGTCGCTGTAGCAGGACATCTCAGCCCCTAGAATGACACTCCAGGTACCGGCTTTCGAGGCTGTCCTTGGTGGAGGTTCCAGTCCCAGTTCCATTACTCCTGTGCCTCTCCCGTCGTGCTCCACTCCTACACCTCCACTCACTCGCtaacctcctcctcctctttaCCTACTCTCCTTCTCTCGTCCATTCGTCGTTTCTTTCTTTCGTTCTCCAACTGTTCATCGGTCGACGACGACAGCATCATATCGTTCTGCATTTCTGCCAAAGCTGCCTGCCAGCGGGCTCGTCACTCTTTTATAAAAAACTGCTTAATCTAGAGTCTTGTTTACACCAGGCTCGAGTCATTCGTTTCGTTACGGTCTATTGTTTTAATGACCTAGTCCCTCTTTAcacaacaacaaacatcaCAGCCGCTCGCTCAATCGCTTTTGCTCGCTGGCTTTTGGCTTTTTccagtcttgttcttctcgagATTACGGTGCCCAACATCTGCTTTGACGCTTCTCGCGATACTTGGACGAAAACGATTTCAGATTCATTCGATTACCGCATCAAATTGGAGACGATAATACTCGACGCGTGCCAGCCGTCTACCGACATTGTCAATCGCACTACAGCTTAATGGTTATGACAGTTGTGCTTGGAGTTTAATATTCGACAATTCTTAATATTCTCACGCCCATTTCACTTTCTCGCGGAGGAAATCACACTTGACGATCAACAtctctttgtttgtttggAAGCTTTGATTGAGTATATGCGCTAGCATACAAGGCCAACATGGGGATCGCTCATTACGAAGGTGCTCGCCTTCGACCTCGCACCAACATTGAAGAtgtctcttcagcttcccAGAATGGAGTCgcatcgtcttcctcgatCTTTCGCCGACTCGTCACCCGAGAGAACTGCCAAGACACGGACAGTTGTGCAGCAGCCAGCGCCAACACGAACTTGGTAGTTCCCATCGTTGTCGCTATTGTGTATGCTACCAACTACGCCTTTGTTTTTTCGATTTCGGATGGTCAACTGGATCGCGGTATGCTGACCATGTTATGTGTAGGGTTCCTATCGTTCTGATCGCAATCTTCTTATACTACCTCCACCGTAAGAACATGAAGAGGCAGATGCTTGAGGATGCGAATGATCCTCACAAGAGCCTGGACTTTGGCCTCGACGGTGGCGGCGGAAAGAAGTCTGCCCGCCGAAGTCTCTTTATGGGAGGGGGTGAGAAGGGCCTCAACCATAAACCTAGTCAGCTCTCGATGGACATGAACCTCTCTTCGCCCTACCTGCTGCCACCCGGCCTGCAGGAGTCGCGAGAGTCGCTCAACTCGTTGGCTAAGTCTTTGGGAAATGATAACCAGGACCCTTACCAGTATGTCGCGACCATCACGCAAAGCGAGACCGGCTCATTGCGGTCCTTTAATCCCAAGGATTCCCTCTCGCACAATACTAAATTCAGTAGTCCTCGTAACTCTGGCAAGCCTGGTAGCATGAAGATGCCCCCATCTCGCATGAACTCCCTGCCTGAGACGCCTGTTTCTGCCACCGACTCCAAGGTCGATCCTTTCGGCACTCCCAAGGCGCCTGCGCCAACTCACCAGCCAAACTCTCACTTCGACGAGAAGGATGGATTCCAGCCTACTGCAATCATTCCTGAGATTGGAGTGGTTTCCGATTTTGATGAGAAGCGTGATGGCGCCTCCGTACAGCCACCTCCCGCAGTGAGGAGCAAGACTCCCGAGTTTGAGTTGCCCAACTTCTCCTCGGAGCCCGCCAACGATTTCCCTCTACCTCCTGCCAGGGAGCATGAGGCCACTGGTCTGGGTTTGAacttctctcttcctcagcctAAATCCCCAACTGTGACTTCCCCTGATGCTCCCAAGTCCGCTCCTCTCCCTCACGACCGCCAAAGTGATGGTTCCAACTATCAGTCCTACACCCCCGCGGCTGACATTTCAAGTTACTACGAAGACCATGAGGACGATTCCCGTGGTCGCACCATGCAACGTACCTCATTCGTGGAGGATACACCTCAGTACCAAGGCCTAGGAGTTCCCCAGCAGGATAACAAGAGACTCTCAGTCGGATTCCGTCCCCTTCCTCCGGATGAGATCACAGAGTCTGAGGACCCCGAATACCGTGCCAACCGTATCCGTTCTTTCTACAAGGAGTATTTCGAGGATACCAAGGAGGCACCCCCGCCTATGCCCCCCATGCCCCCAATAGCTCAGGGCAGAGCCGGCCCTCAGTATTACGAGGATGTTGACCAAGGCTATATGATGGGCGGTGATCAAGCTTACTTTGATCCTGAGACAAATGCCTTCGTCATGCCCTACGCCCAGCCCGTCACTCGCCGTGCCATGACACCTCCCCCAGCTGGCCGCCGCCCTGGTCCTGGTCGTCCCGGACCTCGTCCTCGTGGTCCCAACGGTTCTATTGGTGGTATGAGCTACCAGAGCGGACCTGGAGGACGTTCCCGCGCTGGTTCTGCTCTTGGCCCTCGACCTGATTCTTCAGCCTCAGCGCGAATCCGACAACCCCCCAGGAAGAGACTTCCACCACCCGCACCCTTGACCACTCTTCCAACTccctccaagctcaaggatgatAACATCGCTCTCATCAACGCTGCTGACTTTGCTCCTCCCAACACCATCCGTGACACTGCAGCTGGTCGCTCTCAAAGTCCCTTCGGCGAGCGACGACCTTACTCCCCCTCTGTTCCTGCTGCTCAGACTCTTGTCTCGCCTTTCGAGGAGCTGACTGCTCTACCCAGCCCGTAAGTTTTACGCCACTACGCAATCAGATAAACTTTAGCTAATGTGCAACAGCCATCTTCTCCGCAAATCCAGCACATTCACTGGACTTGACTTCGCACCTCCCAAGAGATTCAAGGATTCCGACAACATGAGCGACGCTGGAAGCATCAGGAGTAACCGCAGCGGCATGTCTCAGGCTCAGCTTGGTGCCATCCGCGGCGGAGCTGGACGTGTAAGTCGCCTGCCTGGCGACCAAGTGTTCACCCAACAAGCGCTGCAAGATACATTGAAGCCTTCATGGGGAATTCGACCTTGATAAAAGGTAGCGCATCAACTCATTCAGTGGATTGGTCTATGCATGGGCTGCCACTGACTTGTCAAAAAACTTTCTTAGCGTTGTCTTTTTGACATTGCATTACACAGCGTGCGCCGGTCTTGGTCAACTTCATACATTTCTTCACTTCAAGGGCGTATTTTAGGGTCATGATGTCTTGCGATATTTTCTTTCACACTGGGAACCTGCAGGCTTGCATATTATAGAAGGTCTTTGGAAACCACACGACAAACTAGATGACGACTGCCGGCTCGGACAACGTACGTTCGGCCGTTGTATATAGGTCAATTGGATCTGGCGTTGATCACTTCAACATGGCCATCTTGTTTCTACCATTCTACTACTTATTTGGAACTGGATGAGAAAGTATTGTGAGATGCGTGAATTTGTCCATGTATAGATTATGACGATCTGAGTCTAGGTAACTAGTTCGTGAAAGTCCCAAAGGGCAGCTCGAATGATATGTGTCTCCTGTTGGGTCACTAGGCGCGCCAGTATCGCACCACCGATGCTCCCGTATTAAGTGAACTTAGTTATGATATTTATGGAATATCACTCAAGCAAGGCATAACACGATTGGCAGATCTAAAAGAAGAGTTTGATATCGTGGATACCCAAGATCAGCGGTGTCTGTCGAATCAAGGCTTTGTTCCTGGGGGCGATACGACGACACGCGATCAAGTTACTATTTTTGGTCAAAGCTGTGCTTTAGTCGCTGCGGAGGCCAACGCCACCGGGGCAGAGCGAACAAAGAACTAAGCTGCGATGAGAGGATACTGAAGCTCCCAGTAGCAATTGGTAGATATTATTAACGAATTCGTTGATTTGTTTGTATGTAAAATGGCCTACCAAGTTGACGTTCAATCGCTGAGTCAAATTGCCTAGGTCATAGAAGAATGAGGATTCCTGTAGGAGGCTAGAGGGCTGATTTAAGTCACGCGTACGCAGCGTCTTAGACCAGATTCCCTCTCTATCCTCTTCCAATATCAAAATAGAGAAACGTGGATGTCTCAGATTTGACATTCCAATTTGTAGAGAAGCTTTCAAGCCTTCCCTCCACGTGAGCGTTGGTCTTTGTTAAGAGCCAGCGTCGCATCGCATCGACTCTTCAGGACATGGCTCCGAGATTACAACAGAGCAGAGCATATAATCCGTCCGTTAAGACTGAGGCACGTGAGGACGCAAGATATCACTTTTGAGACCTTCAGCCGAGGAGATTTGATCAGATCAGATAGGAAAGTAGAGTCTAGATTGTGCCCGATGAGTGCAGACGTACATCAGAATGACATTCCATTGCTGCAGGTTGAGATTAAAGGGTTCCGGCACGCTATAGAAATACTTGAATGCCAACCAACATGTGATCTTACTAACGATTAACCCCTCGAATTGGCTCAAAAGAGAAGAGTAATGTCTGCGAGGTATTTAATAAAGTTTATTGAGAGGCCTCTTGGAATCTGTCAGTGGAACTAGAGATGAAGGGATTAATTacttggcttcatcatcatgacgTGTTGAGCCATGTGGTGAAACGACAATCAATCTTGATGGGGTCTTAAAgacttttttcttcttcttcttcaacagacAGGTTCATATAATTGTTCTTGTATTATGAGTCTTACagctgttggtggtggtcgACGTCTTGTGGGTTGAGTCTTTACATTTGGATGCGCTGCAGGGGAAATTAAAGCCCCTCGTGCCGATGCAAGGGAGACGGAACGTTAGTTATATGTCTAGAAATTAAATGTCAACAAACAAATAATTGTGTATATCACAATATTGTACAAGTAACTCTGAATGATTGAATCTTGACCTCTAACGTTTTCAGGTCTCGTCGCTCCATTGATCGTCCCGAAGCCAACACAACCCAAACAGTCACTGCCTCGCTGGGTGGCTCGTATATCGTCTTGGGGGTCCCCATGCCAAGAGACCCCGGCTAAAAGACAAATCGAGAGAAATGGCGATACCTAATTAGCTGGGTGAATGTGGCTGAGGAATATAATCGTCTTCCATTAGACTTTTGAGTAGAAAATGGCTGTGTCTAAAGGCCCGATGCTGATTCAACGACTATCGCGTGGCACATTTTTTCCTTCTGCCTTTGctgtttctttctctctttcatATTACACACGTACAATACGTTTTGTCTTGTCgtttgttgatcttgactCTTCCTGCCCCAAGACGAGTGGACCTGGATGGCGTATACGCCTCCCGAAAGCAAACCGGCACCCGTTTTCCCTTTATTTTTAGTCGCCGTTCTCAAAAGTGAGAAATAAA of Fusarium oxysporum Fo47 chromosome I, complete sequence contains these proteins:
- a CDS encoding P-loop containing nucleoside triphosphate hydrolase protein, encoding MADLDLDAAFIPALHKPAALLPIAKHRESLLYLIEKYPVTIVIGQTGSGKTTQIPQFLERAGWCSDGKIIGVTQPRRVAATTVAVRVAEEVGCELGKEVGYSIRFEDVTSASTKIKFLTDGLLIREALVDPLLTRYSVIMVDEAHERSISTDVLLGLLKKIRRKRPELRIIISSATLQAKEFLEFFTRSSDDQPNKTDKNDEIGTIVSLEGRTYPIDILYLESPAENYVEKAIDVVFDIHTQEGEGDILVFLTGREEIDNAIQAVSERMLDLGSKHGPLMPLPLYAGLSTEQQMYVFDKPPEGTRKVVFSTNIAEASVTIDGIVFVVDSGFVKLRAYDPRTGIESLTAVALSKAAASQRAGRAGRTKPGKCFRLYTEQSYQSLPDANVPELQRSNLAPVVLQLKALGIDNIVRFDFLSPPPSELMEKALELLYALGALDEYAKLTRPMGSRMAELAVEPMMAKTLLAAPSFGCLSEVLTIAAMTSLGGSVWFSHEGEKKKMETSRRKFAVDEGDHLTLLNAYQAFVTKGRKEAKFCHENNLNFKSMSRAVSIRAQLKRYLERFSINIDETLAGQASPEANVKKAEQIRRCLTSGYFAHAARMQPDGTFRNVEGNMVLHAHPSSLMFNRKADWVIFHEAMETGSKIFIRDVTKIEKGWLLEYAPEFYQITTDRRG